Within Phycodurus eques isolate BA_2022a chromosome 7, UOR_Pequ_1.1, whole genome shotgun sequence, the genomic segment GGTTCGGTATTGCAGGCTTGCATGTTCACTGTGAGGTGCGTAGGCAGAATGGCGACAATTGCGTCAGCTacgtgacatacagtattatacagtactgtaaggAAAGAGTGCTGACAGTAACCAAGAAACCCACCTGCAATCGTGTTTTCTTCCCTGTCAATTCTTTCATTTTAAGCTTAGAGTATCATAAGTTTTGGTTTTCGATACTGTATTCCAAGACACAAACCCATGTCGCATTTGAAATGAGAGAACTGTGACACTCCCCTTCCAACTACCAGATTTGTGCCTCCTATCCAGATACTGCCATATGAGCACACAGTGCTACAAAACTTAATATATATTAAGAATATTATTTTGAGTttatcaaaagaaaaaaaaaactgaaacctAGATTGTCACTTTCTGCAGCAAACCTTCCCCAGCTGCAGCTGCTACTTTTTCCCAGAGTGAGCAAAACTGTGGCTTGTGCTAATGCTAGTTCAACTATGTGAGGAGAGCAGAGAGGAGGAAACAAGGGTAGTACTACTGATAATCATGAAATTGCAGACCCTCCAAGCTCATTTAGGTCAGGAacatgagagcatttgactacgCGGTTGACAACAGAGATGGAAATCATATAGTCAACAAGATCCGGACTATTTGCCATGAGTCTATAGTAGCAGTAATGTAGGACTAAGTGGTAtgtccttaaaataaaatctgcttTGTTTTCCCAAAAATCCGATTTGCTTCCTGATACCAGACAATGGCCTTACCTGCAGTGTTGCACCTGAAGTTTAATAAAAGAAAGTTCATGAACTTGttcatattttataaaaacatgaaatgaatgtaatgtatttctgcctgatgaatgtTTTTGAGCACATGCTCATTCTGGGCTCTGTGAAAGTTTTTTGGAACAGTAGTTCATTTTGTTCCGTAGAGTGCCAGTTTTCCTTAGACTTTATGTGGCACAGCATTACAGGCTTTACGGTACCatagataattttacacttgagactatgtgaatCTCAGGATGCatatgtctggaaacaatgagtcccagccttGGAACAATGAGTCCATTACATATCACATAGTGCAGATACACTAATCCTGCGCTGTATGACGGTAGTTGCTTTCCAGTCCTGCTatgttgcagatttttgtttgtacaatttgtacaatAGTTTTGTGTTCTCAATTGCTCTTggtctctctcaatatattatgcttcagcctgccacgatagcaatttttttagggtgatatattttcccaaaaactatcaagATAAACAATAGTatcattgttgttatttttatgccaccgatataatgatattatagagcataataattcaagtacatcctttttaagaacaattaactttcaattctaaagaaTATTGAACATTAGCATGTAATGTAgaccaataaataaaatatcttagacataaaaattataaatatatcaCACTCAAGCTCTGGTCGCAAAAAATTGCACTTATTATTGCACACATTGTtgcacaaatattaaacatttggcacagagctatagagtcattaacccactaaagCGGCCCgaaaaatgtcttaaagcctgccaaatttgaatgaattaaaaaacaaaccaaaaaaaaaacatttatgtactCGAAAGCATTTGGGGTTTGTCACTGTTTATAAAGcagatgccatacattttaatatcatttttttttttttggtctttatttttatttatttatgaatgtTGTTTATAAAGcagatgccatacattttaatatcagttattttatccatccatccattttctgagctgcttctcctcactcgggtcgcgggcgtgctggagcccatcccagctgtcatcgggcaggaggcggggtacaccctgaactggttgccagccaatcgcagggcacatagaaactaacaaccattcgcactcacagtcatgcctacgggcaatttagagtctccaattaatgcatgtttttgggatgtgggaggaaaccggagtgcccggagaaaacccacggaggcacggggagaacattttggtctttattttgatttatttatgaatgttgtcttatgtactgtataatttctgctgcctgtataatttctgctgcctcttggcttttgaaacggagattttatctctcaataagcttttaactggttaaataaatgataaatacaaTGTAACATAAGCCCCGGCGCCGAGCTGCTGGatttcacctgtcaatcaaataatgCTGAAAATTAGTTCACGGAAGTCAAGTACTACCTGAATATTGATAACTTATACCGCTGTAGTTTTGTTCTATAAGCGgtttctctctgtgtgtgtgtgaataaatatgcttcatgcatccctgctaatttttgtgtgtCACAGACACGGGACACGCATCACACAGGATCCCTGTGGTAGTAACGAAACTTACAGACCAATTACATGCGAGTTAAGCCATCACACGTGACCTTACTCAGTCAATCAAGACTGCATTTCAGGCAGTAATTACTGACTGCGCGCAGACTAAAGACGGAGAAAGAAGAAAGTTCAGGAAATTACTGATAAAGGAAGAGAACATTAGGAACAAATGGCTCCccaaaaaatagataaataaaagaacTGCTCAAAATAACAAAGGTGCCACTTTAACAACACATCCTAGATCTCAATGAATGAGATATTCTGGTTGAAAATTCATTACTCACTCATCATTACTCGACTTAATTGATCAAATCGACGAAATACCCAACCCTTTTAGGAATCACAGAAAGGGGATCTCTATGATCCCCTTTTACGTTTGAACAAGTGACAGCTTCCCTCAGCATTCGTTTGTAGTTAATTCACCATCTTTCTAATTTGTATGTTTGCAAGATTATAATGCCACAACAGGAACGGTTCAAGTTTCACTAATAACACTAATGATGGAGCAATCATTAGTGTTATTAGCGAAGCACCAAAATGTCCCTGTGATTCTACAATATTTGGTTAAGCTATCACCATTATTAACATGAAATGATGATAGTGATTACGCTGCTTGCAGTGTTAAACGAGGCACTGTCTAAATGAGCCACTAATTGCTGCATCTGTTAGCATGTGGCAGAGACACAGGGCGAGGTGTCGGCTGGAGAGCTTCACATCTGCTAATTGGAACAAACAGGTGGCAGATGCACAATTGTCGCCACAGAGACACCACCAATTAGACAGTGAGAGATCCAAGTGCGTGTGACTAAAGGCCACTCGCTTCAGCATCACAGTGGGGGTATTTGTCTGAGGCGCAGTGCcaaggaggaaaagtgtgactCGAGAATATAGGCGCAGTTACGATAAGGAAATACCCAACTCACCCCTTCGCTCCACTCCACGTCAAAGTATCACATGGCTCGTTTGTCCAGTTAAGGTCCATAATAGTGATGCTATCTGCAACACACGGTTGGTATTTTACATGGCACAGTCACAACGTGTGGACCAGTGCCAATACTAGTGAGAAGGAAGCGATAAGCAACACATTGTTGGTAACAACCTACCAAGGGAGGTTATGTTTTCAGTGGTAAGACAATGTATGAAAACTGTACACATCTGTacaaaatctggtcaaaaaacatcttaaaatttgcataaaacagtataaagtcaacatacagtatgtcctcGACCCTTTTGTTTGGGTTGCTACTCGAGAATTCCCTTCTTTGCGTGGCTAAGTTTCAGCTAAAAATATCCACCGAGGAAATTCCAATGGTTTCTCCAAGTCGACACAATCTCCACCATTCCCGCCGCTCATGTACACATCAAGCACATGGCAGGAGAAGCAGTTTCTTTAAAGAGATATATCACCAGCTAGTGACGTGACATGCATATTATATAtaggtgttctttttttttcccccatcctgttcagctgcatggccatgcagaatggtggatctgtatgccttttgtgctggaacagttttcctGTGCCACATGGAAATTTGAAATAcaccctctgcttattttttttttttattattctgatgtttattgaaaatgcagcccgacagaaaagggttttagggcaCAGACTAGGGGACAtaacggacaaggggaatatGAGTGCGAACCAGAGCAGAAGAATGGCTGAACAGTCTTGCTATTTGACTACAAGTACAAAGTCAAATTGCGTTCTTATTTGTGTGGGGGGAGGGGTCACCcaatgaggacatgcaacaactaacatatagaacaagatgagagaggacagaaaagggcaagacaggatgtgggaaatgaccAAGTCTGTGCTACAGAAgagtggtgtggtgggatgcttttatagtgtcttaacacctgtaagaacctgtgagctGATATCCTAATACAACCGGTCTTATtgttagtggtcccagcacaagctaGTAAAGCCTATAGCATGTCTCTGGAACGTATTAGTTTTACACATTGCACATGTTGGTTTTCATTTGACCTTTTAAGTGTCGTAATCTGTAAGGGAATTCTTTGGAGGGAAAACCGGTACACAAAAGTGCttttaatgatgatgatttacCCTACCTGAATATTGTCACAGCTATAAATGAGGGTTGGGGACAGATCGGCTTTTGAACTCCCATTTTTTTGGCATGAGATCTGTGAAGAGTCTCTACAAAGAGCGAATTGTGCTTAACGCCTGGCTGTGAGGTATTAGGTTAATTAGCCCGTCAGGGTAAGGGACTTGAACAAAGGTGTTAATGTGGCCTCCATTTAGTGGTGAAGGTTAAAGACGTCAGTGGCAAATTATTTCCTTCTCTTTAATTTGATGCCTAGAAGATGGCATTATCTCAACTGCAGTTAGTGTTAGCCAGTTACCGCTATGTGCATGACACGTACCGGGAAGGCTGGATAAGTCATGCTCTCAAGCTGTTGCTGCAGGCTGATATGGTTGACCAAGGATAACATTGTAGATTAATGCTGacaagcaacatgtttttttccactctaTGGCAAAGGTTTATCATATGAAATAATAGTTTGCTTTACACTAGAATCTGTAGAAAGAAATATTTAATCTCCGCAAATTGGGGCAGGGTACAGTTGTATCCACAAGTCAATGTTTGTTAAAACATCTCCTACTTTGTGTCTTTCAGCTGAATATCCTGGTGGATACCGGCAGCAGTAACTTTGCAGTGGCTGCGGCTTCATACCCATTTATTACTCGCTACTTCGACACTGCACTGTGAGTAGCTGGAGCGTGTTTGAAAATGTCCGAATGCTGCGTTCAGAGGTTTGAACAGTAACATTTTAATCTAGTGATTTGACTCTTGTGATAACGTTAAAGTCACAATCCTCATTCATAATTTTGCTGTAATGTCACCACTTTGtcctacatacagtacatacttacACTATGACTTACTGTGAACATTACAGATGGAGATTTTAGAAATATCACTGTGCGTTTTCATTTGGCTACTGTCTGTGTGTAGCTCCAGTTCCTTCAGGTCAGATGGCCAAACTGTAGCTGTCAGGTACACCCAGGGAAACTGGATGGGTGAACTTGGTGTTGACCTTATCTCCATTCCCAATGGCCCAAATGGTACCATCAGCGTCAACATAGCTGCTATCTTGTCATCTGAGGGCTTCTTCCTACCTGGGATCAACTGGCAGGGCATCCTCGGACTAGCCTATCCCATGCTGGCTCGGGTAAGTCAAATAATCTGCACTGCTTCTGAAATTGTCagaaagtaagaaaaaaagtgtgatttacGATTGACCTTAATTTAGATTGTACGGTGGAGCCTTCACAAACAGAATCCAGTCTGTCAAGTCTCCAGTTTAGATCTAGCTCCAGCTCGCCAGTGACTGTGAACAAGATAAGcgattgaaaatggatggatggaaaaaaaattactcaccCTTTCATGACCGTGACACGTGAGTGTTGCGGAAGGCGAGTCAACTAACTGTTATGCGacgtgtaaaaataagttaagttTGTGTACATTAAAACTTTACAAAATTAAGAATTAGGTACTCATGCTAACTTTGACGACATGACGTATTGGTAAACCGTGCAGATGGGGATTACTGTATGTGTCTGTTTGGTGAGTCTCTGCACCCTCTCCAGAACATTGAAACATCTGCGTTCTTCTTCTattatgattattgttgttgACTTGTGTCGCTTTAGCCATAtcgtactgagcagccaggactgAGACGTGTGTAACGCATTCTTACATTGCACTTGGTCCCACTTCTGGTTCTATTAAATCTTTACCAtcacaaacgcacacaaaaagCCATAGAAAAAATTTAAACATGCATGGCTTTATCTTCGCCAGTTGCTGCAAGAGTTGCTGAAACGCCACATGATGACTGGTTGACCGTCAGTTTATGTAGTGGCTTTTGAAGCATAATTTTGATTCATTTAACATGCACATCCATTCCtgacgattggctggcaacctgttcagggtgtaccccgcctcctgcccgacgacagctgggataggctccagcacgcctgcgaccctagtgaggataagcggctcggaaaatggatggatggatggatccattCCTGACATTCAGCCCAGCTGCACATTTCCAAAAGTTGAGAAATGGTTCAATCTTGATCCATTGCCAATGCATTTTGAAAAAGATGTGATATGATAATGTGTTTCTAATCATGACGAGAAAGGCCCAGCAAACATGGTGTGAGGAGAAAATGTCTGCAATGTTTtgttatttggaattttggAATGGAGTAGAATAAGAATGGTTGAGGGCTGCCCCGACCAGATATTGTGTTGAACCTTTCAAGAGAACAAGACCCTTTCTTTTATCATAACCCTCCATCTACAAAATTGTTCCATGTTATGACAAGTAATGTCAAgatgaaataaaagtaaatgcaTCGCAACACTCTTGAAGTGTTGGTCAAACCAAATcgatttttgaaattttttgtttttattttttattttgggtaaGCAGTTGTAGTCACGTGAGGTATGGACAgacatcttgttttgttttcattataatagtgttttatttttgtaattttatgccTTATTCCATACAGCTTCTTTTCTCACTGAGGTAAAACAGGAGGGAACTTTACCAATTTTCAGTTTAGGGAATACCTTTTAGAAAAGATACTGCTCTATACTGTATTCTATATCGCTAAGCCAGTCGTCATCAAACACAGTCAATGACTGAATTGTGTGTCAAACTCTTCACCCGGGTTAGTTCACATAACATCCAATGGTTTTTGTCTGGTTTATTTTCACAAGGCTGGGTATTCAGAGTTCAAAATAGTTTCACAAGGCTGGGTATTCAGagttcaaaatatttattttgttcaaaagagttcaaaatatttattttgaactctggataaataattcaaaatggTGTTATTCAACCTCATGAAGCGTAGCAATCCAGCACAGCTAAGGCACTGTATTCTTTTAAGTAGAATCTGATTATTTTAAAGCTCTAATCTTGGTTGAAGCGTGATTGTTGCtacaaaacattcaaactcGTCCGTCTCCTGATATTCATGTCTTTCACACACTTTTATTCAGATCATGTTtaggttttgtgtgtttgtaaaactcTTTCTCTTAATCTCATGAAATTATGACATATCTTTCCCTAATCGATTCACCaattcaaaagacaaaaaaagatacatttggGCTGACTTGAGTTATTGGAGCCTGATTTTGTTGAACAACCTTCCCAGTACATATACATTTACTGTACCATAAAGAACATTGGAGAACACCTGTTGGGATTAGGGTCAACaagtgagagcgagagagagaacacGAGACGTGATTTAAAGTTGTCATGACGACAATTAAAGTTGACTGGATGCGATTTTAAAGTCATCGTGATGGGATTAAAGTCATTATGAGGAGCTACAAAGTCGTCACAATTGGCATACAAGTCTTCACGATTAAATTTAAACTCATGATGAGATTTAAAGTCAGAATTTGATGTGTGCATTACAGTTAACATAGAgttaacatcagaatcagaatcctctttatttgccaagtatgtccaaaaaacacacaaggaatttatctccggtaattgaagctgctctagtacgacaacaggcagtcaattgacagagaacacttttgaaacataaagacattgagaaaaacagtcactgagcaataaagggttgctagttatctggtaatgccggtgcattttattgtatttatttatttatttatttatttttgacaattgtgcaaaaagatggaaTTTGAAATGATTATCTTTGCAGTGATCAATGAAGCTATGTGATGGAGAATTCGTTACAGCTTTATTTCCTTTCCTCATCACTGTCTTATGACCATATCTCCTGGGAAATAAATCTCAAATAATGCAaccattgttttgtgtgttatttACATGTTTGGGAAATTTCCTGGTTCAGCAGGAAGTATGTAAAATCATAGATTGCAAAATGTGAAAAGCTAAAAGTACCTTGACCAGCACAAATGAGTGAGTGtggtttttgtctgtttgttttctctcaaTCAGCCAGATTCATCTGTGGAACCCTTCTTCAACTCTGTGGTGAAACAGCTTGGTATTCCTGATGTCTTTTCCCTACAGATGTGCGGCactggaatgtctgctagcaGCTTAGTCGACCCCCCGGGTGGTAGTCTTGTGAGTAGTCAGCAGTGGTTACACACAGAggaatttgattaaaaaaaaaaaaataagtaaatgaataaaaaggaatacatcagagagagagagattgtaatggcaaaacatttttagcaGTCTATTCTTTACAATATATCTACTATTTTAACAGCGCATAGCCATTGATATTTTCTGCATTTAAACACCAGAGACGATGTGAATTCATGTGGAGgaaatgcatgttttattgtGGCAGTGATCCAATGCTAAAATGTTGTCTGGTgtgttctttgtgtgtgtgttttagatcaTGGGTGGGGTTGAACCAACTCTGTATCGGGGGTCAATCTGGTACAGCCCTATAGTTGAGGAATGGTACTACCAAGTAGAGGTTTTAAAGCTGGAGGTTGGCAACCAGAATCTGGACCTTGACTGCAGAGAGGTGATTGTCGGATTTAGTCAAATACTCAACACCATGTAAGCACAATAAGCAAAACTAGCTTCAGAATTTGACTTTAATATGACAACAACCCAGAGCACACGTCCAGATCAACAAAAACAGCCTCCACaggaaaaaaggttttggaatgACACGGCCGGAGCTCAGACCAAAGTCCAGTTGGAAATGTGTGGCGTGATTGGAAGAGATTTGTACGAAAGAGATGTCCTCATAATTTGACAGATTTGAAGCGCATTTGCAAATATGAATCAAGTGAAGATGTGCCACTCTAATAGAATCCTACTCATAAGTATGCGATGCTGTTATCAAATCAACAGGTCCTTCAAAGTGTTAgttagaaaatataaataaagaaaaattgtCTTGTATTTTTaccttaagatttttttttccaactgaaTTGTACAGGTGATAATtcatcatttacattttttttttttttttttaaatgatttgttaGGATTGTctcttttacatcacaaaagTCTAGTGTTTGAACAGGTGTCTCTGCATTTTATATCCATTGTTAACCAAAAACCAAATAGATAGGATAGCCTGCCCCACATGTTAGAGAGAGGTACGGTAGTTGAGatcaaaggttaaaaaaaaaatcaataagtaTGTTACGTGGCGCAATTGTCAACCCACCTTTTGTAAGTCAACATAACAACCCTATTGAGTCTGATAACAGCACATGGCTGAGGTCCATCAGTAAATGATCGTCTCCACTACATTTTGAGTGATCTTGCCTATTTCCCCATGTCTGACCAAGAACCAGTAAGTCTCTCAAAATGCTCATATTGGTACATGTTTCTGTAAATCATGTTCTCAGCTCAAGAAAGAAGTTGaactgatgttgtttttgctCACTGGAGGTCTTCCGTAGGAGTCTGCCAAACTGACAATCCGCACTTCTCCGTCTCGCCTTTTCTTTTCAGTATAACATGGATAAAGCTATAGTTGACAGCGGCACGACGCTGCTGCGACTTCCAGTCAACGTCTTCAATGCGGTGGTGGACGCCATCACACGCAGCTCTCTGGTACGCCGACTTCTCTCGACAGGCAATGATGAAATGCGTTGTCAGTACAAAGAGATGTAGGGCAGGATGGCACACAGTGACTGTTCAAGCATGCTGTTTCTTTGGCAGAATTCAGAATGTTCTATACTGAATAtgcagtttgtttttaatacaatataCTTTTATTTCCTTCTACATCAATTAATCTTTAGAGCTTTAACTCAAAAGTGGTTGTGTTGCTACACTGACTTTTCTTCTGTCATTCAGATTCAGGCGTTTTCATCAGGGTTCTGGGATGGGACCAAGCTGGCTTGCTGGATGAGGGGAGATACCCCCTGGAGATTTTTCCCCAAACTGTCCATCTACCTAAGGCACACGAACACCAGTGAATCCTTCCGCATCACCATCCTTCCTCAGGTACAGAAAAGCCTGCAGGGACATTCCTCAAAAGATTTATCATAAGTGTATCTTCATCACTctttcttatttatttgttttgtgtatgAAAGTTGTACATCCAGCCTATCACAGACATGGATGGCACGCTGGACTGCTACCGCTTCGGTGTATCTTCATCTGCTAACGGTCTCGTGATCGGTGCGACTGTTATGGAGGGTTTCTACGTGGTGTTCGATCGTGCCCATCGCAGACTGGGCTTTGCCCTCAGCAACTGTGCAGGTGAGGCTACATCGTTTACTTTTACTACCTTCATACTGACTCGTTAACACTGACACTAAATTTCCACTTTGTAGGAACTCGTAGCTCTTGGTACTTGTCCTGTAGTTCCTGGAACAATTATCTTCCAAGCATACATGTTCGCACGCTGTCCTGTGTGTAAGGTGGTGGGGTATGGGGGGGCATTGAAGTCAACTCACTTAAGCACCAGGTGTAAGAAAGTGCAACGTTTAACACCTGAGACTCAGTGCTCATGgccctttgtgttgaaagcaattgttgctGTCGCCACACATGAAATAATGAAATCTGATGGCACGGACTGCTTGAGCACCCACTTGGGATATGTTGATGTCCCACTTCGATGTCTTGTCTGAAAGGGACAGGCACATTCTGATTCTCATTTTGTGTCTTTATACATAATAACCAATTaagaagagaaaataaattaaccaattattcaattagatttttttttttaaatgaacaaacacaatttaactcaccaattttggggggaaatgctaaattaatgcaacaaatattacaggagtcttgataatgtaaatgcttttCGGACTATCTTAAAAAACATAGTGGGCCATATGTGGCCTGCAGGCCACCCTTTGCCAAACCCTGctttagccatattgtactgagccaGAACAAACTAACTGCAGTACATGGCAGTAAGTTTAATTTCTGATGTTATGGTTATCTTcacatttttcctctttgccaccCCTCCTAGTTCCAAGGCATCTGTCTTCACAATATTGGCAAAAAGCCATAGAAAAAGTACTGGTCAAGGGAGCTTAAATACCgccgttttaaaaataaaaaaataaaaatgtcacaaaactatgaatattgaaataatgatcatctcatctcaatttactcagtGCGAAGTCTCTGCCTGTTTAGTCGAACAAAAAGCCGATATAGGCATGACTtaatctgttgtatgaatggcaacaggtggctaCGCAGGtatattgtaccttctgccatctattgCAAGAGTatgtaattgttctgc encodes:
- the bace2 gene encoding beta-secretase 2 codes for the protein MAHCAYGTILAFVCLFGVTKSYLSIPLKIFPGKYNVSSAVGLSVTRPVALAPDGKGLSLASDPSGQVNFMDMVGNLQGDSGRGYYMEMFIGTPGQQLNILVDTGSSNFAVAAASYPFITRYFDTALSSSFRSDGQTVAVRYTQGNWMGELGVDLISIPNGPNGTISVNIAAILSSEGFFLPGINWQGILGLAYPMLARPDSSVEPFFNSVVKQLGIPDVFSLQMCGTGMSASSLVDPPGGSLIMGGVEPTLYRGSIWYSPIVEEWYYQVEVLKLEVGNQNLDLDCREYNMDKAIVDSGTTLLRLPVNVFNAVVDAITRSSLIQAFSSGFWDGTKLACWMRGDTPWRFFPKLSIYLRHTNTSESFRITILPQLYIQPITDMDGTLDCYRFGVSSSANGLVIGATVMEGFYVVFDRAHRRLGFALSNCAVNGGVALSEIDGPFSAADMASDCSGRALQDPLLWVISYTLVAVCAVILFILLLLLVLPCRRRGYSGEITDQSSLVRHRIK